A genomic segment from Pediococcus acidilactici encodes:
- a CDS encoding 6-phospho-beta-glucosidase, whose amino-acid sequence MAKLPKNFLWGGAVAAHQLEGAWQADGKGVSVADVMTAGTKDHPREITDGVIPGKNYPNHEGIDFYHRYKDDVKLFAELGIKAFRTSIAWTRIFPNGDDPEPNEAGLQFYDNLFDECLKYGIEPVVTLAHFEMPYHLVKKYNGFSDRRVIDLFVRFAEVCFKRYRNKVKYWMTFNEINNQTMYNNDFLMATNSGLIFKDGENREAAMYQAAHYELVASARAVKLGHEINPDFQIGCMINFTPLYPLNSAPNNIMLAERLMQRRYWFSDVHVNGVYPANIEAYLQRKGYRSDITDEDRQILKEGTVDYVGFSYYSSYTVALPAGMDLDADELPLEKIMVDNPHVKTSDWGWTIDPVGLRYSLNWLTDRYHLPLFIVENGLGAYDKVTEDGQIHDPYRVSYLRAHIEEMEKAVELDGVDLMGYTPWGFIDLVSASTGQMSKRYGFIYVDKDDEGNGTLNRSKKDSFAWYQKVIQSNGEDLA is encoded by the coding sequence ATGGCAAAATTACCTAAAAATTTCTTATGGGGCGGCGCGGTAGCTGCTCACCAACTAGAAGGAGCGTGGCAAGCCGATGGTAAAGGGGTTAGCGTAGCGGACGTGATGACTGCTGGTACTAAAGATCATCCCCGGGAAATTACCGACGGAGTGATCCCCGGGAAAAACTATCCTAACCATGAAGGAATTGACTTCTACCACCGTTATAAGGACGACGTGAAGTTATTTGCGGAACTGGGCATTAAGGCTTTTCGGACCTCAATTGCTTGGACAAGAATTTTCCCAAATGGTGACGACCCGGAACCTAACGAGGCGGGCCTACAATTTTACGATAACCTATTTGACGAATGTCTGAAGTACGGCATTGAGCCGGTGGTTACCTTGGCACATTTTGAGATGCCCTATCACTTAGTTAAAAAATACAACGGCTTTTCCGATCGTCGGGTAATCGACCTGTTCGTTCGGTTCGCGGAAGTTTGTTTCAAGCGTTACCGCAATAAGGTGAAGTACTGGATGACTTTCAACGAAATTAATAACCAAACAATGTACAATAACGACTTTTTGATGGCGACCAATTCGGGATTAATTTTTAAGGACGGTGAAAATCGGGAAGCGGCAATGTACCAGGCGGCCCACTACGAATTAGTAGCGAGCGCCCGAGCCGTGAAATTGGGCCACGAAATTAATCCTGACTTCCAAATCGGTTGCATGATCAATTTCACGCCGCTCTATCCGTTAAATTCCGCACCAAATAACATCATGTTGGCAGAACGATTGATGCAACGCCGCTACTGGTTCTCCGACGTGCACGTAAATGGGGTTTATCCGGCAAACATTGAAGCCTACTTGCAACGCAAAGGTTACCGTAGCGACATTACTGACGAAGACCGGCAAATCTTAAAAGAAGGCACCGTTGACTACGTTGGGTTCAGCTACTACAGTTCTTATACGGTTGCTTTGCCGGCGGGGATGGATTTGGATGCCGACGAGTTGCCTTTAGAAAAAATTATGGTCGATAATCCGCACGTAAAAACTAGCGACTGGGGTTGGACGATCGATCCGGTCGGATTGCGTTATTCATTGAACTGGTTGACCGACCGCTATCATTTACCACTATTTATTGTAGAAAATGGGCTCGGAGCCTACGACAAGGTGACGGAGGACGGGCAGATCCACGATCCTTACCGGGTGTCTTATTTACGAGCTCATATTGAGGAAATGGAAAAGGCGGTGGAACTCGATGGGGTCGACCTGATGGGTTACACACCGTGGGGGTTCATCGACCTAGTTTCCGCATCCACCGGGCAAATGTCGAAACGTTACGGCTTCATATACGTTGATAAAGATGATGAAGGTAACGGGACGTTGAACCGTTCGAAAAAGGATTCGTTTGCTTGGTATCAAAAGGTTATCCAATCTAATGGAGAAGACCTGGCTTAA
- a CDS encoding sigma-70 family RNA polymerase sigma factor, producing the protein MIQKNRTLKAGLNHLLTNGNQKIVFGALKKLNIRPYRHDFEDYLQEARLAYARAYVRFPQDPEDNLKAFRVFAYQAVYWRTLNLLKRQTLVKDWRTNEVTADTLQVPRQYQCSSREQQVLADDLFRRLYAICTPAEKRFLYDCYVKQLSGREIAQKEGVSPQSISKRRRKVGKKALKIIAENATK; encoded by the coding sequence ATGATACAAAAAAACCGTACTTTAAAAGCTGGATTAAATCATTTACTGACCAACGGAAACCAAAAAATAGTGTTCGGGGCACTGAAAAAGTTAAACATCCGCCCGTATCGCCACGATTTTGAAGATTATTTACAGGAAGCGCGGCTAGCCTACGCCCGAGCGTACGTACGCTTTCCCCAAGATCCAGAAGACAATCTCAAAGCTTTTCGAGTATTTGCCTATCAAGCAGTATACTGGCGGACACTTAATTTGTTGAAACGGCAAACGCTGGTCAAAGATTGGCGGACGAACGAAGTAACCGCAGATACACTTCAAGTTCCGCGTCAATACCAGTGTTCTTCGCGTGAACAACAGGTACTGGCTGACGACCTTTTTCGCCGGCTTTACGCAATCTGTACGCCCGCGGAAAAACGTTTTTTGTACGATTGCTACGTGAAGCAACTGTCGGGGCGCGAAATTGCGCAAAAAGAGGGGGTGAGCCCGCAAAGTATTTCCAAGCGACGACGAAAGGTTGGTAAAAAGGCGCTAAAAATCATTGCGGAAAACGCCACTAAGTAA
- a CDS encoding helix-turn-helix domain-containing protein encodes MGIDLRELEVYSASEAAMMWGKSSNFVRHMQITGMKAFPKGTVRKFGSSWLVTREGMEEVLGHGPRMTLAEAQREIRKRNQERKNK; translated from the coding sequence ATGGGCATAGATTTACGTGAATTAGAAGTATATAGTGCTAGCGAGGCGGCGATGATGTGGGGAAAATCCTCTAACTTTGTGCGCCACATGCAAATTACCGGAATGAAGGCATTTCCCAAGGGAACCGTCCGGAAGTTTGGGAGTAGCTGGCTGGTTACTCGCGAAGGGATGGAAGAAGTTTTAGGCCACGGACCGCGAATGACCTTGGCAGAAGCACAACGTGAGATAAGAAAGCGTAATCAGGAAAGAAAAAATAAATAA
- a CDS encoding PHP domain-containing protein has translation MLYYDQHVHTNFSFDSDEKMENYLKITGDDFVSTEHLEFNNPDAGKKDSVPDYTGYVTEIERLKKATGKRIYKGIEIGVSAGQIDRIKDYMAHHAFDLRLLSFHQNGEMDFQDEQVAHLDPLKVTQEYYQMMWQGINEYHDADVLAHFDYGVRRLNLTSGQFATTAGVLLTKIFKIAIENDMAFELNTKSMYKYRNIGLYDYAIEIYKQLGGKRYTIGSDAHDVAHYENHFQDALEMLKAHDIHHVNVFRQGAMTVIPIDNVPEDL, from the coding sequence ATGCTGTATTATGACCAACACGTACACACCAATTTTTCATTTGATTCAGATGAAAAAATGGAAAATTACCTAAAAATCACCGGGGATGATTTTGTTTCAACGGAACACTTGGAATTTAACAACCCGGACGCAGGTAAAAAGGATAGCGTTCCGGACTATACGGGCTACGTTACCGAAATTGAACGGTTAAAGAAGGCCACCGGTAAACGAATCTATAAGGGAATCGAAATCGGGGTTTCGGCTGGACAGATTGATCGGATTAAAGATTACATGGCACACCACGCGTTTGATTTACGCCTGTTGAGTTTTCATCAAAATGGTGAAATGGATTTTCAAGATGAACAAGTTGCCCATCTAGATCCGTTAAAAGTTACTCAGGAATACTACCAAATGATGTGGCAAGGGATTAACGAGTATCACGATGCGGATGTTTTGGCACATTTCGACTATGGGGTCCGGCGCTTGAACCTAACCTCGGGGCAATTTGCGACGACGGCGGGAGTTTTACTAACCAAGATCTTTAAAATTGCCATTGAAAACGACATGGCGTTTGAGTTGAATACTAAGAGTATGTATAAGTACCGCAACATTGGCTTGTACGACTACGCAATTGAGATTTACAAGCAACTCGGCGGCAAACGTTACACGATTGGCTCAGACGCACATGACGTTGCCCATTACGAAAACCACTTCCAAGACGCATTGGAGATGTTGAAGGCCCATGACATTCACCACGTCAACGTCTTCCGGCAGGGTGCGATGACCGTGATCCCAATTGATAACGTTCCTGAAGATTTATAG
- a CDS encoding glycosyltransferase family 2 protein, with protein MYVTAIVPAHNEAGNIKRAVQALKKQVDKVIVVCDRCEDDTYQQAQKAGAHAFETVENQGRKAGALNQALENYVDWQHPDQYLFICDADTVITEDWIHHAKRVIAQGDYDAVGSVFYGTANRNKLIEFCQQMEWYRYANQVRRSKKVFVLTGTASLIRAETMQKVRQQIGTFYREDSITEDFALTLDLKAVGAKMISPLSCYCTTEIMPSWRLLFLQRRRWYLGALQQITRRRWDKMMLPYVFQQLMLLISVFAFFGLIVFTAYLMLENMMIFSLLWFVIGVIFAIERVVTVWDQDRQAKLFALMMVPELIYSLFLQLAYLGALLQLLQGSTGTWNHLDTDQSRGT; from the coding sequence ATGTACGTAACGGCGATTGTTCCAGCGCATAACGAAGCTGGAAATATAAAACGCGCAGTTCAGGCGCTAAAAAAACAGGTTGATAAAGTAATTGTAGTTTGTGACCGTTGCGAAGACGACACGTATCAGCAGGCGCAAAAAGCGGGGGCTCACGCGTTCGAAACCGTCGAAAACCAAGGACGGAAGGCGGGGGCGTTAAACCAAGCTTTAGAAAACTACGTTGATTGGCAACATCCGGACCAGTACTTATTCATTTGCGATGCGGATACCGTGATTACGGAAGATTGGATTCACCATGCCAAACGGGTAATTGCTCAAGGAGATTACGACGCGGTCGGCTCTGTTTTCTACGGGACGGCCAACCGGAACAAGTTGATTGAATTCTGTCAGCAGATGGAATGGTACCGTTACGCAAACCAAGTTCGACGCAGTAAAAAAGTTTTTGTGCTAACGGGCACCGCTTCGCTGATTCGAGCGGAAACTATGCAAAAAGTACGGCAACAAATCGGTACTTTTTACCGAGAGGATTCGATTACCGAAGACTTCGCTTTGACGCTAGATTTAAAGGCGGTCGGGGCAAAAATGATTTCACCATTATCGTGTTACTGCACAACTGAAATCATGCCGTCGTGGCGGTTGTTATTTTTGCAGCGGCGACGCTGGTATTTAGGAGCACTCCAACAAATCACCCGTCGACGTTGGGACAAAATGATGTTGCCGTACGTTTTTCAGCAATTAATGTTGTTGATTTCAGTATTTGCTTTTTTTGGATTAATTGTGTTTACCGCGTACTTAATGTTGGAAAATATGATGATTTTTAGTTTGTTATGGTTTGTAATCGGGGTGATTTTTGCCATTGAACGGGTGGTGACAGTCTGGGATCAGGACCGGCAAGCAAAGCTTTTTGCCCTCATGATGGTACCCGAATTGATATATAGTTTATTTTTACAATTAGCATACTTAGGGGCGTTGTTGCAACTGTTGCAAGGTTCCACGGGGACCTGGAATCACTTAGATACTGACCAATCAAGGGGGACTTAA
- a CDS encoding beta-lactamase family protein, with protein sequence MFIAKMVHDTYFSDRWATRYSVKAHGDVVTNVDYTLKKNRFSGTALIVKDHKVLLHKGYGKQDATHDNGITTMYNIASIEKSMTSIMVAKLVQMGKLSFDTKLARFYPSIPNAEHITIRDMLTMTSGLEASSDPEHALSERQLTDYYVHHLAVDRRKGWDYDAVNFHLLVGIITQLTHADYQESFQQLIKLRQPIQIMSMPNFKDPHVAKSYHQNGRPYTNPDYIYRNEVGTGSFFMTAGDLYRYFAALVNGQIVPLKVVKELFKTSTQSVYAGGVYQNRLYYRGHGILRGYEPSIIFNRSAGTAVVLLGNRRGRETTMKLANSIYSLINQTPYLGGNSY encoded by the coding sequence TTGTTTATAGCGAAAATGGTACACGACACCTACTTTAGCGATCGTTGGGCTACTCGATACTCGGTAAAAGCTCATGGAGATGTGGTTACTAACGTTGATTACACCTTAAAGAAAAATCGCTTTAGTGGTACGGCACTAATTGTTAAGGACCATAAAGTTTTGTTACATAAGGGCTACGGCAAACAGGATGCTACTCATGACAACGGAATTACGACGATGTATAACATTGCCTCGATTGAAAAAAGTATGACCTCGATTATGGTGGCCAAGTTAGTGCAAATGGGGAAACTATCCTTTGATACGAAGTTAGCGCGGTTTTATCCGTCGATTCCTAATGCTGAACACATTACCATCCGGGACATGTTAACCATGACTTCTGGATTAGAGGCCAGTAGCGACCCGGAGCACGCCTTAAGTGAAAGACAACTTACGGATTATTACGTGCACCACTTAGCGGTGGACCGGCGAAAAGGCTGGGATTATGATGCGGTGAATTTTCACCTTTTGGTCGGAATCATTACCCAACTCACCCATGCCGACTACCAAGAAAGTTTTCAGCAGTTAATCAAATTACGCCAGCCCATTCAAATCATGAGCATGCCAAATTTTAAGGACCCGCACGTGGCTAAAAGCTACCACCAAAACGGTCGTCCATACACGAACCCGGATTACATTTACCGCAACGAAGTGGGGACTGGCAGCTTTTTTATGACGGCCGGGGACTTATACCGGTATTTTGCGGCGTTGGTGAATGGCCAAATTGTTCCGCTTAAGGTGGTTAAAGAACTGTTCAAGACTTCCACCCAAAGCGTATACGCGGGAGGCGTTTACCAAAATCGGTTGTATTACCGCGGGCACGGAATCCTGCGGGGATATGAACCGTCAATTATTTTTAACCGCTCGGCTGGTACGGCGGTCGTTTTGCTAGGAAACCGGCGCGGGCGTGAGACCACGATGAAATTGGCGAACAGCATTTATTCGTTAATTAACCAAACTCCATATCTAGGAGGGAATTCATATTAG
- a CDS encoding glycosyltransferase, with amino-acid sequence MAPIVFNNLFKGSFLATTTNFILLILCLYPVIGAFFWFTGSLSYRFLKTNKREDNWRNLPAEEQPMVTIMIPAHNEEVMIEETITYLFEELNYENFEVLVMDDGSTDQTAAILARLRERYPRLRTIKIKKNKGKAHAFNIGMYFAKGEYILSNDADTIPEPDALMKYMNFFLSERDINTSAVTANMDVQNRTKIIGKAQTVEFSSIVGVIKRSQTAVNDSMYAYSGANTMYKKDFLIDVGGFRQNRATEDISIAWDHQMIGAVPRFAPNIVFHMNVPESIRDLYRQRKRWAQGGTEVWLTNIKKFVRHPLKHRYQMSMFIDSTLSIIWSFFFVITAIIFAFTMGGAYLTGHQDTVFRGFMMAFIFIAFEIIAGFFQLLAALVLDHHAAKLKYVIFAPLYMLFFWMINPITVVTTFVPALKTIFGLGSGTWVSPERKSLQNKK; translated from the coding sequence ATGGCGCCGATTGTATTTAACAACCTGTTTAAGGGGAGTTTTTTAGCAACCACCACTAATTTTATTTTGTTAATTTTATGCCTGTACCCGGTAATTGGGGCCTTCTTCTGGTTTACAGGTTCGTTATCTTATCGCTTTTTGAAAACCAATAAACGTGAGGATAACTGGCGTAACTTGCCCGCAGAGGAACAGCCGATGGTGACGATTATGATTCCGGCCCATAATGAGGAGGTAATGATTGAAGAGACAATCACTTACCTATTTGAAGAGCTGAACTACGAGAATTTTGAGGTGTTGGTAATGGACGACGGCTCTACGGACCAGACCGCCGCAATCTTAGCGCGGTTACGAGAGCGTTACCCACGGCTACGTACCATTAAAATTAAGAAGAATAAGGGCAAAGCCCACGCCTTTAACATCGGGATGTACTTTGCCAAGGGTGAGTATATTTTAAGCAACGATGCCGACACCATTCCAGAACCGGATGCGTTAATGAAGTACATGAACTTTTTCTTGAGTGAGCGCGATATTAATACTTCCGCGGTGACCGCTAACATGGATGTTCAAAACCGAACCAAAATTATTGGCAAGGCCCAAACCGTGGAGTTTTCTAGCATTGTTGGGGTTATTAAACGGAGCCAAACGGCGGTTAACGATTCGATGTACGCTTATAGCGGGGCTAACACCATGTACAAGAAGGATTTTTTGATCGACGTGGGTGGTTTTCGCCAAAATCGGGCAACCGAAGACATTAGCATTGCGTGGGATCACCAAATGATTGGCGCGGTGCCCCGGTTTGCCCCAAACATCGTATTCCACATGAACGTACCGGAATCGATTCGGGATCTTTATCGGCAACGTAAACGTTGGGCACAAGGGGGAACCGAAGTCTGGCTAACGAACATCAAGAAGTTCGTCCGCCACCCCCTTAAACACCGTTACCAAATGTCAATGTTTATCGATTCAACCCTTTCAATTATTTGGTCATTTTTCTTCGTGATCACGGCGATTATTTTCGCGTTTACCATGGGCGGGGCATATTTAACTGGCCATCAGGACACCGTATTTCGCGGATTCATGATGGCGTTCATTTTTATTGCCTTTGAAATCATTGCCGGATTTTTTCAGCTATTAGCGGCCTTAGTGCTTGATCATCACGCAGCAAAACTCAAGTACGTCATTTTTGCGCCACTGTATATGTTGTTTTTTTGGATGATTAATCCAATTACGGTAGTAACGACGTTTGTTCCGGCGCTTAAAACGATTTTTGGTTTAGGCTCGGGAACTTGGGTAAGCCCCGAACGCAAGTCCCTACAAAACAAAAAATAG
- a CDS encoding galactokinase, whose amino-acid sequence MLKEAIAEKFHQIFKTEAEEVYFSPGRINLIGEHTDYNGGHVFPCAISLGTYGAYRSREDNKVRMYSGNLSDTGIIEFDVNDLEFDAKYKWSNYLRGMMLEMRELTREYDHGFELYLEGDLPDGAGLSSSASIEMLMGTILNDQFNLRITPIEIVKAGQRVENNYIKVNSGIMDQFAVEMGRRNEATFLDTNTMEYDYAPLDLNNYVILIMNTNKPHELANSEYNTRRAECEEALRRLQTKLNINALGELTKDAFDQYAYLINDATLIKRARHAVFENQRTVEAREALKQGDLKLFGRLVSASHVSLQFDYEVSVPELDMLVNAAWQTPGVLGARMIGGGFGGCAIALIEKERVDELVKTVGQKYQEQFGYAADFYEAKIVDGPHKV is encoded by the coding sequence ATGCTTAAAGAAGCAATTGCAGAAAAGTTTCATCAAATTTTTAAAACTGAAGCTGAAGAAGTTTATTTTTCACCTGGTCGGATTAACTTGATTGGGGAGCATACTGATTATAATGGCGGTCACGTTTTTCCTTGCGCAATTAGCCTGGGAACCTATGGCGCCTACCGGAGTCGAGAAGACAATAAGGTAAGAATGTATTCAGGAAATTTGTCGGATACTGGCATCATCGAATTTGACGTTAATGACCTTGAATTTGATGCTAAGTACAAGTGGAGTAACTACTTGCGAGGCATGATGTTAGAAATGCGCGAACTTACTCGCGAGTATGATCACGGTTTTGAGCTATATTTAGAGGGTGACTTACCGGACGGTGCCGGTTTATCTTCGTCAGCTTCGATTGAAATGCTGATGGGGACCATTTTAAACGACCAGTTTAATTTGCGCATCACCCCAATTGAAATCGTTAAAGCTGGGCAACGCGTTGAAAATAACTACATCAAAGTTAATTCGGGAATTATGGATCAATTCGCGGTCGAAATGGGCCGTCGGAACGAAGCCACCTTCCTAGATACGAACACCATGGAGTATGACTACGCGCCGTTGGATTTAAATAACTACGTGATCCTAATTATGAACACCAATAAACCGCACGAATTGGCTAATTCCGAATATAATACGCGCCGTGCCGAATGCGAAGAAGCATTACGGCGGCTACAGACGAAGCTAAATATCAACGCGCTGGGTGAGTTGACTAAGGACGCGTTTGATCAGTACGCGTATTTAATTAATGACGCAACGCTAATCAAACGGGCACGCCATGCCGTTTTTGAGAACCAACGGACCGTGGAAGCCCGGGAAGCCCTCAAACAGGGGGACCTAAAGCTGTTTGGTCGGTTAGTCAGTGCTTCACATGTTTCACTGCAATTTGATTACGAGGTTAGCGTGCCCGAACTCGACATGCTAGTGAACGCAGCTTGGCAAACACCGGGGGTACTCGGCGCACGAATGATTGGAGGCGGTTTTGGCGGTTGTGCAATCGCCTTAATCGAAAAAGAACGGGTTGACGAGCTGGTAAAAACAGTTGGCCAAAAATATCAGGAACAATTTGGCTACGCAGCTGACTTTTACGAGGCTAAAATTGTCGACGGTCCTCACAAAGTTTAA
- a CDS encoding MucBP domain-containing protein: MGTNHYQRFYNYGRKWLITGLVGVTIGLNITLSPISVAASDQISKSTYPASSPQITPPQTSKRSSTFYYRGSSTSVGVPHSVTSHHYIWGNKHHHHHHEHHHCHATVAVRYVDQAGHLLGTGQAFYPNGPHVGQPYVSQPATIKNYQLVGTASDSLPTRGRLNKSGDNGTVTYIYAPIYHFEAKTINETIHYLDQDGQPVARPTSPSRLPS; this comes from the coding sequence TTGGGAACAAATCACTACCAACGGTTCTACAATTACGGTCGTAAATGGTTGATCACTGGCTTAGTCGGTGTGACCATTGGACTAAATATTACGTTGTCTCCCATTTCCGTAGCTGCTAGTGATCAAATATCCAAATCAACTTATCCGGCATCATCTCCTCAAATTACGCCGCCGCAGACTTCTAAGCGGTCGTCGACATTTTATTACCGGGGATCATCAACTAGTGTGGGAGTGCCGCATTCGGTCACTTCACACCATTACATCTGGGGAAATAAGCACCATCACCATCATCATGAGCACCACCACTGCCATGCAACGGTAGCCGTCCGCTACGTCGACCAGGCGGGCCATCTTTTAGGAACTGGTCAGGCATTTTACCCGAACGGTCCCCACGTAGGTCAACCTTACGTCAGTCAACCCGCGACCATTAAAAATTATCAATTAGTCGGTACCGCCTCCGACAGTCTTCCAACGCGCGGAAGGCTTAACAAAAGCGGTGATAACGGTACAGTTACTTATATTTACGCTCCAATATACCACTTTGAAGCTAAAACTATCAACGAAACTATACATTATCTTGATCAGGACGGCCAACCGGTGGCCCGGCCCACATCGCCCAGCCGATTACCTTCGTGA
- a CDS encoding type IV secretion protein Rhs, which yields MGPQIFHRENSQVGNKVVDFEVYKSRQKLRQTAAALTSIFNEVLSDKPVFWQSLPVKKRMWRATVVNIFDFMETRAPKFESQ from the coding sequence ATGGGACCACAAATTTTTCACAGGGAAAATAGCCAAGTTGGTAACAAAGTTGTTGATTTTGAAGTGTATAAAAGTCGGCAAAAATTGCGCCAAACGGCAGCAGCCTTGACCAGTATTTTCAACGAAGTACTTTCTGATAAACCAGTGTTCTGGCAGTCGCTCCCGGTGAAAAAACGGATGTGGCGCGCAACGGTAGTGAACATCTTTGATTTTATGGAAACACGTGCTCCGAAGTTTGAATCGCAATAG
- a CDS encoding aldo/keto reductase produces MYKASEQRYDNMTYNRVGNSGLKLSAIGLGLWNNFGSVDPLENQKEILFKAFDLGITYFDLANNYGPIPGSAEENFGRIMKSDLHHYRDEMVIASKAGFVMWPGPYGNWGSRKSIIASADQSLQRTGLDYFDIFYSHRADPKTPVEETALALDQLVRSGKTLYVGISNYNGEQTAAITKIFKELRTPFIINQPRYNMFNRDVETDLFPVLEREGKAATSYSSLSQGLLTDKYLQGIDENSRAKKQTIPFLSPVQVEETLETVKKLNEVAKRRGQSLAQMALAWNLRKPVVASVLIGASRAQQVVDNVNALEDLEFSDEELEQIDQILAAQSPIDWDAR; encoded by the coding sequence ATGTATAAAGCTAGTGAACAGCGTTATGATAATATGACCTATAATCGCGTAGGTAATAGTGGTCTAAAATTATCGGCAATTGGGTTAGGACTTTGGAATAATTTTGGTAGTGTAGATCCCTTAGAAAACCAAAAGGAAATTCTATTTAAAGCCTTTGACCTAGGAATCACCTATTTTGATTTAGCCAACAATTATGGACCAATTCCAGGAAGTGCCGAAGAGAATTTTGGGCGCATTATGAAAAGTGACTTGCACCATTACCGTGACGAAATGGTGATTGCCAGCAAAGCGGGTTTTGTAATGTGGCCAGGACCTTATGGAAACTGGGGTTCAAGGAAGAGTATCATTGCAAGTGCGGACCAAAGCTTACAACGGACTGGTTTAGATTATTTTGATATATTCTACAGCCACCGAGCGGATCCAAAGACACCGGTCGAAGAAACGGCTTTGGCACTTGATCAACTAGTTCGTTCTGGAAAGACTCTTTATGTAGGAATTTCTAATTACAATGGGGAACAAACGGCAGCCATTACCAAGATTTTTAAAGAATTACGGACGCCATTCATTATTAACCAACCCCGCTACAACATGTTTAACCGGGATGTAGAAACGGATCTTTTCCCCGTATTGGAGCGGGAAGGAAAAGCGGCAACTAGTTACAGCTCTCTATCGCAAGGCTTGCTAACGGATAAATATTTACAAGGCATTGATGAGAATTCACGGGCCAAAAAGCAAACTATTCCATTCCTAAGCCCTGTCCAAGTAGAAGAGACTCTAGAAACCGTTAAAAAGTTAAACGAAGTCGCTAAACGGCGTGGTCAAAGCTTGGCTCAAATGGCGTTGGCGTGGAACTTACGTAAACCCGTAGTGGCAAGTGTATTAATTGGTGCAAGTCGGGCGCAACAAGTCGTTGACAACGTCAATGCGCTTGAAGATCTCGAGTTTAGTGATGAAGAGTTGGAACAAATTGACCAAATTTTGGCTGCTCAGAGTCCAATCGACTGGGACGCCCGTTAA
- a CDS encoding manganese catalase family protein, with product MFRHQKELQFEAKPTQPDPTVAKYLQELIGGQYGEMSVAMQYLFQGWSCRGEAKYKDMILDIATEEIGHVEMLATMVARLLEDAPVEDQQAAMEQDPVVGAVISGMNPQHAIVAGLGPRPADSVGNPWSGAYIISSGNLLADFRANLNAESQGRLQAARIYEMVDDPGVKDLLAVLLARDSYHQNQWAAAIKELEEQVGTILVPSDFPREKERKDIAYDFYNFSKGDESSQGAWAHGEALDGEGEYKWQAEPKAEGQAPNLKPVNPKMYGS from the coding sequence ATGTTTCGACACCAAAAAGAATTACAATTTGAAGCTAAGCCTACTCAACCAGACCCAACGGTTGCCAAATATTTACAAGAATTAATTGGTGGCCAGTATGGGGAAATGAGCGTGGCAATGCAATACCTCTTCCAGGGCTGGAGTTGTCGGGGAGAAGCTAAATACAAAGACATGATCCTAGACATCGCTACCGAAGAAATTGGGCACGTAGAAATGTTAGCTACTATGGTAGCGCGTTTACTAGAAGACGCACCCGTGGAAGACCAACAAGCTGCAATGGAACAAGATCCGGTAGTCGGTGCGGTAATTTCTGGAATGAATCCCCAACACGCCATTGTGGCGGGATTGGGACCGCGTCCTGCTGACAGTGTAGGAAATCCATGGAGTGGCGCCTACATCATTTCCAGTGGTAACTTGCTTGCTGATTTCCGTGCTAACCTTAATGCGGAATCACAAGGTCGCTTACAAGCAGCACGTATCTATGAAATGGTCGATGATCCAGGAGTGAAAGATCTCTTAGCCGTGCTCCTTGCCCGGGATAGCTACCACCAAAATCAATGGGCGGCAGCAATCAAAGAATTAGAGGAACAAGTTGGAACAATTCTGGTGCCAAGCGATTTTCCGCGCGAAAAAGAACGCAAGGACATTGCTTACGACTTCTATAATTTCTCCAAGGGTGATGAAAGTAGCCAAGGAGCTTGGGCACATGGCGAGGCCCTTGATGGCGAAGGCGAATACAAGTGGCAAGCAGAGCCTAAAGCAGAAGGTCAAGCTCCCAACTTAAAACCCGTTAACCCTAAAATGTATGGTTCTTAA